The sequence ttatacatattgtattatatatcaactACTTTATTTTCAGCAAGCAATCCATTTCCTGtagattattctatatataggTTATTTaaccattattaataaaaattttaagctgtaagcttaaatataaaagcccaaatttgttcaaaacagttcaattttttacaatctttctataaaaatttgacaagcTGCTTCTTATGTATTAGCAGAATGCGTTAAGTATTTGTAggacttaaataatttagtaaattttcttctcaatTCAATTATGGGTATGGACCACGATCAAGCATTTTTACACATACTtcgtgaagaaaaaaacattaataatttcttggaTGCCTTTTTTGGATTTTTATACAGATGGTAAGTATGCTATTAaaaacatcaatatttttattctattttaccctgtatttttaaatgcccTAAATTATTCTCAGTAATCTCTTTTCATACAataacattttacaaaaatatattataattttttcttgtataataatattttacaatagcaCAGACTTTTATGTCGAATCAAACTTGGAACAAAAATTAGGCTTTCCACCTGGAGTAGCAGAGAAACTTGTAGCAAATAGCATGtacaaatggaaaaatattgcatcaaCTTTACAGAAGACAATACCTGTAAAGTATGACTCGATCAAGAACAGCAATAGCAGATCATATTCAAATCAGTTAACTTTAACAGACAACGAAAATTGTACACTTGTTCCACCAGCTGTGcaagaaattgaaattgacTCGTGCAGTGAATCTACCAACATTAATCCACCTCCTGCACAATCATTCAAGACAGATAATGTGTCAGATAGTTATAATGGAGCTGTAAGAGACAATTATATTTGGACACAGACACTGAATGACTTGGATGTACTTGTAAAGATACCAGAACATGTTAAGATATCCAAAGATACAATTAGGGTCAATATAAGTTCAGACGAAGTCAAAATCGATGTCAAGCCTTTGAATTCTTCAACAGATTCCAAAtgggataatatttttaatggcaAGCTTAGTTTTAAGATACGGAAAGATGAATCTATATGGAGTATTGAAGCTGGAAAgcacataaatgtatattcaatatgtataaactatcttatatttaactttctaAAACATCGAATTTGTATTCAACttgtaatattc is a genomic window of Cataglyphis hispanica isolate Lineage 1 chromosome 5, ULB_Chis1_1.0, whole genome shotgun sequence containing:
- the LOC126849471 gene encoding nudC domain-containing protein 3 isoform X1, with product MGMDHDQAFLHILREEKNINNFLDAFFGFLYRCTDFYVESNLEQKLGFPPGVAEKLVANSMYKWKNIASTLQKTIPVKYDSIKNSNSRSYSNQLTLTDNENCTLVPPAVQEIEIDSCSESTNINPPPAQSFKTDNVSDSYNGAVRDNYIWTQTLNDLDVLVKIPEHVKISKDTIRVNISSDEVKIDVKPLNSSTDSKWDNIFNGKLSFKIRKDESIWSIEAGKHINIHLEKATERWWEALIVDEPKIDLSKIDCSKHLDDMIPEEQMKVQKLMWNQQQKLLGKPTSEQIKMEATLKQAWNAKGSPFQGTPYDPTILKYN
- the LOC126849471 gene encoding nudC domain-containing protein 3 isoform X2 encodes the protein MPFLDFYTDDFYVESNLEQKLGFPPGVAEKLVANSMYKWKNIASTLQKTIPVKYDSIKNSNSRSYSNQLTLTDNENCTLVPPAVQEIEIDSCSESTNINPPPAQSFKTDNVSDSYNGAVRDNYIWTQTLNDLDVLVKIPEHVKISKDTIRVNISSDEVKIDVKPLNSSTDSKWDNIFNGKLSFKIRKDESIWSIEAGKHINIHLEKATERWWEALIVDEPKIDLSKIDCSKHLDDMIPEEQMKVQKLMWNQQQKLLGKPTSEQIKMEATLKQAWNAKGSPFQGTPYDPTILKYN